The Equus asinus isolate D_3611 breed Donkey chromosome 15, EquAss-T2T_v2, whole genome shotgun sequence genome includes a window with the following:
- the KCNS1 gene encoding delayed-rectifier potassium channel regulatory subunit KCNS1 has product MVSESPGPGAGVPWRRSDEALRVNVGGVRRRLSARALARFPGTRLGRLQAAATEEQARRLCDDYDAAAREFYFDRHPGFFLGLLHFYRTGRLHVLDELCVFAFGQEADYWGLGESALAACCRARYLERRVARPRAWDEDSDTPSSVDPCPDEISDVQRELALYGAARCGRLRRRLWLTMENPGYSLPSKLFSCVSIGVVLASIAAMCIHSLPEYQAREAAAAVAAVAAGRSAEGVRDDPVLRRLEYFCIAWFSFEVSSRLLLAPSTRNFFCHPLNLIDIVSVLPFYFTLVAGAALGNQGSASGEELGDLGKVVQVFRLMRIFRVLKLARHSTGLRSLGATLKHSYREVGILLLYLAVGVSVFSCVAYTAEKEEEVGFDTIPACWWWGTVSMTTVGYGDVVPVTVAGKLAASGCILGGILVVALPITIIFNKFSHFYRRQKALEAAVRNSGHREFEDLLSSVDGVSEASLETSHETSQEGRSADLQAQAPSGPPKSQIY; this is encoded by the exons ATGGTGAGCGAGTCCCCGGGGCCCGGCGCCGGGGTCCCCTGGCGGCGAAGCGACGAGGCGCTGCGCGTGAACGTGGGCGGCGTGCGGCGGCGGCTGAGCGCGCGCGCCCTGGCGCGCTTCCCGGGCACGcggctgggccgcctgcaggccGCGGCGACGGAGGAGCAGGCGCGGCGGCTGTGCGACGACTACGACGCGGCGGCGCGCGAGTTCTACTTCGACCGGCACCCGGGCTTCTTCCTGGGCCTGCTGCACTTCTACCGCACCGGCCGCCTGCACGTGCTCGACGAGCTGTGCGTCTTCGCCTTCGGCCAGGAGGCCGACTACTGGGGCCTGGGCGAGAGCGCGCTGGCCGCGTGCTGCCGCGCGCGGTACCTGGAGCGGCGCGTGGCGCGGCCGCGCGCCTGGGACGAGGACAGCGACACGCCGAGCAGCGTGGACCCGTGCCCCGACGAGATCTCCGACGTGCAGCGTGAGCTGGCGCTCTATGGCGCGGCGCGCTGTGGCCGCCTGCGCCGCCGCCTCTGGCTCACCATGGAGAACCCGGGATACTCGCTGCCCAGCAAGCTCTTCAGCTGCGTCTCCATCGGCGTGGTGCTCGCCTCCATCGCCGCCATGTGCATCCACAGCCTGCCCGAGTACCAGGCCCGCGAGGCGGCGGCCGCCGTGGCTGCGGTGGCCGCCGGCCGCAGCGCGGAAGGCGTGCGCGATGACCCGGTGCTGCGGCGCCTCGAGTACTTCTGTATCGCCTGGTTCAGCTTCGAGGTGTCGTCGCGCCTCCTTCTGGCGCCCAGCACGCGCAACTTCTTCTGCCACCCGCTCAACCTCATTGACATCGTGTCCGTGCTGCCCTTCTATTTCACTCTGGTGGCCGGCGCGGCGCTCGGCAACCAGGGCAGCGCGAGCGGCGAGGAGCTCGGCGACCTAGGCAAGGTGGTGCAGGTGTTCCGCCTCATGCGCATCTTCCGCGTGCTCAAGTTGGCGCGTCACTCCACCGGGCTCCGCTCCCTGGGTGCCACGCTCAAG CACAGCTACCGTGAGGTGGGCATCTTACTGCTGTATCTGGCCGTGGGTGTGTCAGTGTTCTCCTGTGTGGCCTACACagctgagaaggaggaggaggtgggctttGACACCATCCCAGCCTGCTGGTGGTGGGGCACAGTGAGCATGACCACTGTGGGCTACGGGGACGTGGTGCCTGTGACAGTGGCTGGCAAGCTGGCAGCCTCGGGCTGCATCCTGGGGGGCATCCTGGTGGTAGCGCTCCCCATCACCATCATCTTCAACAAGTTCTCCCACTTCTACCGGCGCCAGAAGGCTCTGGAGGCTGCTGTGCGCAACAGCGGCCACCGGGAATTTGAGGACCTGCTGAGCAGCGTTGATGGAGTGTCGGAGGCATCTCTGGAGACATCCCACGAGACCTCCCAGGAGGGAAGGTCTGCAGACCTGCAGGCCCAGGCCCCCAGTGGGCCTCCAAAGTCTCAGATTTATTAA